The DNA window CGTGCGCCCGGCCTTCCTTCAGGAATCGGACGCCGGTCGCCAGCGCCTGCGCGGGCCCGGACTCGAACGACCCGAACGGGAAGTCGGCCACGACCATCGCGCGGGACGCCGCCCCGCTCACCGCCCGGACCAGCGGGATCAACTCGTCGACGGTCACCGGCAGCGAGGTCTCGTGGCCGAACACGTTGTTCGACGCGGAGTCGCCGACCAGCAGCACCGGGATGCCGGCCCGATCGAACAGCGCGGCCGTGTACTGGTCGTAAGAAGTGAGCATCGCCCACCGCTCACCGCGCTCCTTGGCGGCGACCAGATCACGGGCCCGGACCCGACGATGCGACGGGCCACCGTATAGAGAAATCTCCTCGGACATCTTCGTCCCCTTTCCTCCTCGAGGCCCACCGACGCGGGTCCCCGGGTGTGCGCCAATCGTCGCACTCCAGGCACAACGAACGGCGTGGGCTTCGTCACTCGGGCGATTCACCACATCGCGCCCTCACGTCGTAACGTCGTCGTAACAAGGCCCCGGAAGACTTCGGGCCACGCACCGTGAGCACTGGAGGGGTAGCCGTCGTGGACCGTCAGCAGGATTTCGTGCTGCGCACGCTCGAAGAGCGTGACATCCGCTTCGTCCGGCTGTGGTTCACCGACGTGCTCGGGACGCTGAAGAGCGTCTCGGTCGCGCCGGCCGAGCTCGAGGCCGCCTTCGAAGAGGGCATCGGCTTCGACGGGTCGGCGATCGAGGGCTTCACCCGCGTCTACGAGGCCGACATGGTCGCGATGCCCGACCCCTCGACGTTCCAGGTCTTCCCGTTCGAGGGCGCCGGCTCCGGCGAGAGCGCCCGGATGTTCTGCGACATCCAGATGCCCGACGGCTCCCCGTCCTGGGCCGACCCCCGGCACGTGCTCCGGCGCGCGCTGCGCAAGGCGGCCGACAAGGGGTTCACGTTCTACACGCACCCCGAGATCGAGTTCTTCCTGCTGGCCAACCACCCGACCGACGGCACCCGTCCGACCCCGGTCGACTCCGGCGGCTACTTCGACCACACCACCCACGCCACCGCCCGCGACTTCCGGCGGCAGGCCGTGCTGGCGCTGGAGCGGATCGGCATCTCGGTCGAGTTCAGCCACCACGAGACCGCGCCCGGCCAGCAGGAGATCGACCTCCGCTACGCCGACGCGCTGGCCACGGCCGACAACATCATGACGTTCCGGCACGTCATCAAGGAGGTCGCGCTCTTCCAGGGCGTCTCCGCGACGTTCATGCCGAAGCCGTTCACCGACCTGGCCGGCAACGGCATGCACACCCACCTGTCGCTGTTCGAGGGCGAGCGCAACGCCTTCCACGACCCGGGCGACCCGATGACGCTCTCCAAGACCGCGAAGGCGTTCATCGCCGGAATGCTGTTCCACGCGCAGGAGTACACCGCGGTCACGAACCAGTGGGTGAACTCGTACAAGCGGCTGTTCGGGGTGCAGACCAACTCGGTCAACGAGGCCCCGAGCTCGATCTGCTGGGGCCACCTCAACCGGTCGGCGCTGGTCCGCGTGCCGCGGTACGGCAAGCCGCACTCGGCCCGGGTCGAGATCCGCTCGGTCGACGCCGCCTGCAACCCCTACCTGACGTTCGCGGTGCTGCTCGCGGCCGGTCTCAAGGGCATCGAAGAGGGCTACGAGCTGCCGCCGGGGGCCGAGGACGACGTCTGGTCGCTCTCGCCCGAGGAGCGGCGGGCGCTGGGCTACCAGGACCTGCCGCACGACCTGTCCGAGGCGCTCGGCTACATGGAGAAGAGCGAGCTGGTCGCCGAGACGCTGGGCGAGCAGATCTTCGACTTCTTCCTGAAGAACAAGCGCGCCGAGTGGGACGACTACCGTCGTCAGGTGACGGCATACGAGCGTCGGCGGTACTTGCCGTTCCTCTAGCCTGCATACGTGAGCAACCCACGTTTGCTGGTAGTCGAGAACGACGCTGACGACGACGCCCGCCGACTAGGGGACTGGCTCACCGATGCCGGCGCGGAGCTGCACGTCGTCCGCGCGCACGCCGGCGAGCCGCTCCCGGAGTCGCTGGCCGGCTACCAGGGCGTCGTCGTGCTGGGCGGGGCCCAGCCGGCCTACGACACCGACGGGGTGCCGGCCTCGCCCTGGTTCCCGGCGCTGCGGAACCTGCTGCGCGAGGCCGTCGCCGAGCGCGTCGCGACGCTCGGCGTCTGCCTCGGCGGCCAGTTGCTCGCCGGGGCGCTCGGCGGCCGGGTCGAGCCGGCCGCCAGTGGGCCGGAGATCGGTGCGTTCCTGGTCGCCAAGCGCGACGTCGCCGAGAGCGACCCGCTGTTCGCGATGCTGCCGTTCACCCCGGACGTCTACCAGTGGCACGTCGACGAGATCACCGCGCTGCCGCCCGGCGCGGTGCTGCTGGCGTCCTCGCCGCGGGTGCCCAACCAGGCCTACCGGGTGGGCCCGAAGGCCTGGGGCGTCCAGTTCCACATCGAGTGCGACCAGCCGATGCTGGAGTCCTGGGCCGACGGCGACACCGGTTCGCTGGCCCGGGCCGGCCTCGACGCCGAGACCGTGCTGGCCCGCTGCGCCGCCGTGGAGGACGACGTCGAAGAGGTCTGGCGTCCGTTCGCCGGGCGGTTCGTCGCGGTCGCGTCCGGCCGGGGGGTCGGTCCGGGCGTCCCGCTGCCCGTGGTGAACCTATGACGCGACCCGCTCCGGCCGGCACGGGCCGGCTCGCCCGGCTCGGGTTCGTCCAGCCCGACCGCACGGCCGACCTGCTCGGCCCGGACGGCCTGGGCTGGTGGAACCCGCAGGCCTCGGCTCCGGACGGTCCGGAGGGCGAGGCGCTGATCCTCGCGCTCGCCCACGCGGCCGATCCTGACCTCGCCGTGCTCACGCTGCACCGGCTCAACGCGGCCCAGAAGGACCCGTCCGCGCTGGCCCTCGCCGTCCGCACCGACGCCGGCTTCCGCGACCGCCTGTTCGGCGTCCTCGGCGCGTCCGCCTCCCTCGGCGATCACCTCTGCGCTTTTCCGGACGAGTGGCGAGCGCTGGTCTCCGGCGTGTGGGAACCCTCGCAACCGTCACCGGAGCTGCTCCGCGAGATCCTTCTGGACGCGGTGGGAGCGCCCACCGACGCCGGGGAGACCTGGGGCAGCGGCGGGGTACGGGCCCGCGGTTCGGACCCGGACGTCGTCGCCGACCTGCGGCTGGTCTACCGGCGGTGCCTGCTGCGCACCGTCGCCCGCGACCTGAGCGAGAGCGGCCCGGCCGGGCGCTCCGACGTCGCGATGATCTCCACCGAGCTCGCCGACCTGGCCGAGGCCACCGTGCGGGCCGCCCTCGCGGTGGCCGCGGCCGGGCTGCCCGCCGACGCGCCGGCCGTGCGCCTGGGCGTCATCGGCATGGGCAAGTGCGGCGGGCGCGAGCTCAACTACGTCAGCGACGTCGACGTGGTGTTCGTGGCCGAGCCGGGCGCGCCCGGCGCGGACTTTCCCGACGGCGAGAACCCCGGCCCGGCGCTGCGGACCGCCACCACCCTGGCCAGCTCGATGATGCGGATCTGTCAGGAGGTGGCCTGGCAGGTCGACGCGGCCCTCCGGCCGGAGGGCAAGGACGGACCGCTGGTCCGGACGCTCGCCTCGCACGCGGCCTACTACAAGCAGTGGGCCCGGACCTGGGAGTTCCAGGCGCTGATCAAGGCCCGGCCGATCGCCGGCGACCTCGACCTCGGCATGGCCTGGATGGGCGAGATCTCGCCGCTGGTCTGGGGCACGACGACGGGTGCGTCGCGCCGCGACGGCGCGGCCGGCCGCGAGGGCGCGGTCGCCGAGATCCGGGCGATGCGGCAGCGGGTCGAGCAGTCGCTGCCGGCCAAGGAGGCCGCGCGCGAGATCAAGCTCGGCCCCGGCGGCCTGCGTGACATCGAGTTCGCGGTGCAGCTCCTACAACTGGTCCACGGCCGGGGCGACGCCACCCTGCGCAGCGGCAACACGCTCGACGCGCTCCGGGCCCTGATCGACGGCGGCTACGTGGGGCGGCTGGACGGCGAGGCGCTCGACTCGTCCTACCGGTTCCTGCGCACGGTCGAGCACCGGCTGCAGCTCCAGCGGCTGCGGCGCACGCACAGCCTGCCGACCGACCGCGACGAGCTGCGCTGGCTCGCCGCCACGCTGGGCCACCGGGGCAGTGGGGACCCGGTGGAGGGCTTCTCGGCCGAGTGGGCCCGGCACGCCCGCGAGGTGCGCCGGCTGCACGAGAAGCTGTTCTACCGGCCGCTGCTCGAGGCCGTGGCCACGGTGTCCAACGAGGACCTACGGATGGTCCCGTCGTCGGCCCAGGCCCGGCTCGAGGCGCTCGGGTTCACCGACCCGTCCGGCGCGCTGCGTCACGTCCAGGCGCTGACCCAGGGCGTCTCGCGGCGGGCGCACATCCAGCGCGCGCTGCTGCCGGCGATGCTCGGGCTGTTCGCCGACGCGCCCGACCCGGACGCCGGCCTGCTCGCCTACCGCCAGGTCTCCGACCGGCTCGGCGCGACGCCGTGGTTCCTGCGCCTGGTCCGGGACGAGGGGCTGGTCGCCGAGCGGCTGCCGACCCTGCTCGGCACCAGCCTGTACGTCGCCGAGCTGCTCACCCACGACCCCGAGGGCCTGCAGTTGCTGGCCGACGACGCCGAGCTGCGGCCGCGCTCCCGCGAGGTGCTGCACGGCGCGCTACGCGCCGCCGCCGCCCGGCACACCGCGCCCGAGGTGTCGGTGGTCGCCGCGCGGGCGCTGCGCCGTCGCGAACTTCTCCGGACGGCG is part of the Cryptosporangium phraense genome and encodes:
- a CDS encoding glutamine synthetase family protein is translated as MDRQQDFVLRTLEERDIRFVRLWFTDVLGTLKSVSVAPAELEAAFEEGIGFDGSAIEGFTRVYEADMVAMPDPSTFQVFPFEGAGSGESARMFCDIQMPDGSPSWADPRHVLRRALRKAADKGFTFYTHPEIEFFLLANHPTDGTRPTPVDSGGYFDHTTHATARDFRRQAVLALERIGISVEFSHHETAPGQQEIDLRYADALATADNIMTFRHVIKEVALFQGVSATFMPKPFTDLAGNGMHTHLSLFEGERNAFHDPGDPMTLSKTAKAFIAGMLFHAQEYTAVTNQWVNSYKRLFGVQTNSVNEAPSSICWGHLNRSALVRVPRYGKPHSARVEIRSVDAACNPYLTFAVLLAAGLKGIEEGYELPPGAEDDVWSLSPEERRALGYQDLPHDLSEALGYMEKSELVAETLGEQIFDFFLKNKRAEWDDYRRQVTAYERRRYLPFL
- a CDS encoding type 1 glutamine amidotransferase, giving the protein MSNPRLLVVENDADDDARRLGDWLTDAGAELHVVRAHAGEPLPESLAGYQGVVVLGGAQPAYDTDGVPASPWFPALRNLLREAVAERVATLGVCLGGQLLAGALGGRVEPAASGPEIGAFLVAKRDVAESDPLFAMLPFTPDVYQWHVDEITALPPGAVLLASSPRVPNQAYRVGPKAWGVQFHIECDQPMLESWADGDTGSLARAGLDAETVLARCAAVEDDVEEVWRPFAGRFVAVASGRGVGPGVPLPVVNL
- a CDS encoding bifunctional [glutamine synthetase] adenylyltransferase/[glutamine synthetase]-adenylyl-L-tyrosine phosphorylase is translated as MTRPAPAGTGRLARLGFVQPDRTADLLGPDGLGWWNPQASAPDGPEGEALILALAHAADPDLAVLTLHRLNAAQKDPSALALAVRTDAGFRDRLFGVLGASASLGDHLCAFPDEWRALVSGVWEPSQPSPELLREILLDAVGAPTDAGETWGSGGVRARGSDPDVVADLRLVYRRCLLRTVARDLSESGPAGRSDVAMISTELADLAEATVRAALAVAAAGLPADAPAVRLGVIGMGKCGGRELNYVSDVDVVFVAEPGAPGADFPDGENPGPALRTATTLASSMMRICQEVAWQVDAALRPEGKDGPLVRTLASHAAYYKQWARTWEFQALIKARPIAGDLDLGMAWMGEISPLVWGTTTGASRRDGAAGREGAVAEIRAMRQRVEQSLPAKEAAREIKLGPGGLRDIEFAVQLLQLVHGRGDATLRSGNTLDALRALIDGGYVGRLDGEALDSSYRFLRTVEHRLQLQRLRRTHSLPTDRDELRWLAATLGHRGSGDPVEGFSAEWARHAREVRRLHEKLFYRPLLEAVATVSNEDLRMVPSSAQARLEALGFTDPSGALRHVQALTQGVSRRAHIQRALLPAMLGLFADAPDPDAGLLAYRQVSDRLGATPWFLRLVRDEGLVAERLPTLLGTSLYVAELLTHDPEGLQLLADDAELRPRSREVLHGALRAAAARHTAPEVSVVAARALRRRELLRTAFADLLGLDDVSTVGRALTDVSDAVLVAALSVAERVVAEQRQGDLPMRMAIIGMGRLGGAEMSYSSDADVMFVHEPLEGASEHDATVAARAVAEELRRLLSAPAPDPPLGIDANLRPEGRQGPLVRSLGSYAEYYRRWSKPWEWQALLRARPVAGDEDLGRRFIELIDPLRYPAEGLDTAAITEIRRIKARVDVERLPRGADPATHTKLGRGGLADVEWTVQLLQLRSGASVPGLRTTQTIAALGAARDAGLVTAVDHDALVAAWEMAAEVRNALMLVRGRPSDQLPRHGKELLGVARAIGQPADAETGEFLDEYLRTMRHGRQAVERVFYA